The DNA sequence CCATATTGGCGGGGTTTTTTATACCTTTTTACGGGGTATGCAGGGCGAACAGGAATACGGCGTTTATTTTGTTAAACCCAGTTTTAGTCTGATAGACGGGCTTGATAAACTGTTTTCAGGGCAAAAAAACAGTGCTAAATCAACAGTGGAGCCGATATGTTAACACAACTAAAACAATGGAAAGAGCAGGGGCTATTACGTTCAATTGATTACCATTTTGCAGCCTTTATGGCGGAAATGGGGGCGGATAAATTAACCCAGTTAAGTGCTGCCTTCTGCAGTGAATATCTGGGTCTTGGGCATATCTGTTTACCCGTTGAAGAAATCATTATCCGTTTAAATGATAAATGTTCGTTAAGTGAACTTGATTTGCAGGGGTTTTGCCGGGAACATGATATGGAATGTTTATTGCAGAATAATTTTGAGGCACATGCGTTATTAAGTAGTTCAATCTGTGTGGGTGATAATGCCCCCCTGTGTTTACAGTTTAATGCCTTGTATCTTACCCGTTACGCCCTGTTTGAGCAGCTTATCGCTGATAAATTATTGGATCAACCTAAGTTGTCCTTGGGTTCTGATATCAAGGTGGAACTCGATGTTTTATTTGCCACCAATTATACCTATTTATGGCAGGATTGGTGCCGCGATCCAAGACAACCCCTGCCTTTATTATGTGAAAAATATATTGATCTTCTCCCTGGATCGACAGTTGACTGGGTAGGAGTTGAACAGTTATTTAGTCAGGCCGAAAATGCGCAGGATTTACAACCCTTAGGATCCTTGATTCCGGAAAATAAACGCTGTAACTGGCAAAAGGTCAGTGCTGCATTAGCCTTGACTACTGCGCGATGTGTTATCTCAGGAGGGCCCGGCACGGGTAAAACTACGACTGTTACTAAACTGCTCGCCTTGCTGCTGAAATTTCAACCAACACTGTTGATTAAATTGGTTGCTCCAACGGGAAAAGCTGCTGCGCGTTTAACAGAATCTATTACCCATGCCTTAGTGGAATTAAACATTGAGCCGGGCATTAAAGACAAAATGCCCAAGGTGGCGACGACCATTCACCGCTTGTTGGGGGTAAAAGCCAACAGTAATCACTTTCGTTTTAACCAGGATGAAAAATTAAATGTCGATCTGCTGGTGGTGGATGAAGCTTCGATGGTCGATTTGCCGCTGATGGCAAAATTATTAATGGCGCTACCGGATCATGCCCGCCTGATATTATTAGGTGATAAAGACCAGCTGGCATCGGTTGAAGCGGGAGCTGTTTTAGGGGATATTTGCCATTTTATTGAATCGGGATACAGTGCTAAAAAAGCGCAGCTGTTGGCAGATTTAACGGGTTATACCTCGTTAACCAAGACCGCCCCTCGGTCACCTAATATGGCTGATAATTTATGTTTGCTGCGTAAAAGTTACCGTTTTGACCAATACTCGGGGATTGGCTATTTAGCCAAGGCGATTAATAGCGGCCGCGCAAACAGCAAAAAGGTGATGGCGTTATGTGATGATTATAATGATTTGCAGCACTATCCGAATACTGAGTTGGGTAAAAAAGAGTTGGCAGCTCTGGTCTTGGAAGGTTATCGTCCCTATTTACAAAACCTGTCGACTATTACCGTAGACAATCGAAACCTTGCGGGGCAACTATTAAAGCAGTTTAACCAATTTAAAATATTATGTGCGACGCGCGAAGGGGAGTGGGGAGTCAAGTGTTTAAATAAACTCTGCGAAACGGTATTAGAAAAAGCAGGCCTGTTAACGACCGGGCAAGTGCACAAGGATCCGCAACATGCCTATGTTTATTGGTATGTCGGTCGTCCGGTTATGATAACCCAAAACAATTATCATTTAGGTTTATATAATGGTGATATTGGCCTGTGTTTATTAGATGAATCTTTACAGTTACGTGTTTATTTCCAAATGCCCGATGCGTCTATTGCCGATTTTCAGCCAAGTCGTTTGCCCAACCATGAAACTGTTTTTGCCATGACGGTACATAAAAGCCAGGGATCTGAGTTTGAGCACACTGTATTAGCATTACCTGAAAATCACGTCTCTGTGGTCAGCCGAGAACTCATTTATACCGCTATTACCCGCGCAAAAAAACAGTTGACGCTGTTTGCCGATTTATCCTTAATGGCCAGTGCGATGCGCCATAAAACAAAACGTTTTAGCCGTTTAGTTGAGCGTTTAAAAAGCCCATCCGTAACCCTTGCAGAAAAAGTTAAACAGAAAATAAAAGAATAAAGTGGCAGCTGGGATTAGCTTAATGAAAACCCCGGCTTACAAGGTGGAATGAGTTGCTTATCAAACCACAGTAATTCTCATTTTATTAGTCAATGCATTGATTAATAAAATGAGAATTACTTAGTTATAGGTACTGCGCTAAAACGCGTCTAAACAGCAGCAAAAAAAATTGCTTTATAAGGTAGAAAGAAAGATGACACCAGCCGTTGATCTCCTTAATAAACACAAAATGAAATTTAAAATTCATCAATACCAGCACGATAAAAACTGTGATGCCTATGGATTGGAAGCCGCCCAGAAAATGGGGATTGATGGACAGCTGGTTTTTAAAACATTAGTGGTCAATGTTGATAATGAAAATCTGCTAGTGTGCATTTTACCCGTAACCAAAATGCTCAACTTGAAAAAAGTGGCTAAAGTCTGCACTGCTAAAAAAGTGGTCTTGGCAGATAAACAAGCAGTGCTTCGTTCAACGGGTTATGTACTTGGTGGAGTGAGTCCCTTGGGGCAGAAAAAACGTTTAAAAACTGTCTTAGATAATAGTGCATTAGCATTGCAGTGCCTTTATGTGAGTGCGGGGAAAAGAGGGCTGGAGATAGCATTAAATCCAACGGATTTAATCAACCTCACAAATGCACTTAACGCTGATATTTGCCAATAAACCTTATAATACTTATCATTCGACCACTTTGGGAATATTCTTTAATGTTAAAATTAATCAATTTAGGTTTGTTATCTGGTTTGTTTTTCAGTGCTACCTTTGTGTTAAATGAAATAATGAGTGAGCAGGGGGGGCACTGGTTTTGGTCTGCATCATTACGCTATCTGTTTATGGTTATTTTTTTGCTGATCATTGCTTTATTAAGTGATGGGATTAAACAGTTAAAACAACTGTTGCAGCTTTTTTTACAGCATGCTGTCTTTTGGATTGTCACCGGCAGTATCGGATTCGGGGCTTTTTATGCGTTAATCTGTTTTAGTGCAGATTATTCCCCCGGTTGGATTATCGCCGCTACCTGGCAATTTACTATTGTTGCCAGTTTATTGGTCTTAATGTTGTTTGGCAGACGGTTTCCGTCTCGTGTCTGGTTATTTTCCACCATGATTTTTTTCGGCGTTTTATTGATTAATTTATCTCAGGCCACGGAGGTCAGCATTAATCAGCTTTTATTTGGTGCTTTGCCGGTGTTATTAGCGGCTTTTTGTTACCCTTTGGGTAATCAACTGGTCTGGGAAGTACGTCAGGGACAGCATAAAAAGTTACCAAAAATTCATTCTCCACTGTTAGATAAAGCCTTTAATAAAGTGTTATTAATGTCATTAGGTTCCATACCTATGTGGATCGTTCTGGGTTTATTTGTGCAGCCTGGTTTGCCGGAGAAGAGTCAGATATTAAATACCGCGCTGGTGGCTTTATTTTCCGGTGTGATAGCTACCAGTATCTTTATTTATGCCCGTACTAAAGCGACCAAAGCCAGTGAATTAGCAGGGGTTGATGCCACTCAAGCGAGTGAAGTGGTATTTGCTATGATAGCCGGTTTGATATTACTTAATTCTGTACAAATAAACCTGCTGGCAATCTGCGGCTTAGCGTTTGTTTTTATAGGATTAGGTTTTTTCGTGCTATATCAAAATAGGCCATAAGGGGTAATCTAAGCGTCTCTCTTGGGGGTTATTATTCAGCATTTGGCCACATTCGATTTTTTTGATTGATTGATTTATTTAAGCGTTTTTTTACCCGAATATATTAATGATTGTGTTAGCATTGCGTTTTTAAAAACTAGAGTGAGCCTGCAATGTTGGAAACGTTTTTTACCCTTTATTTAAAGATGTTTTTTATGATGACACCTTTTTTTGTGTTGTCTATTTTCTTGAGTTTAAGTAAAAAGCTTAGCAATCCTGCGAAAAAAGTGGTTATTTTAAGATCCTCAATTGCCGTTGCTGTTGCGGGTTTAATTTTTTTATTATTTGGTAAATATATTTTTAGCTTGTTTGGTATTACCTTAGATGCTTTTAAAATTGGTGCAGGGACAGTTCTCTTTTTAAGTGCCTTAGAGATGATTAAGGGTGGAGAAGTACCTGAAAACACCATGAAAAAAGGCAGTGATTTTGCCATTGTGCCGCTTGCTATTCCAAGTGCCATCGGGCCTGGTCTGATTGGTGTTTTAATGGTTATCGGTGCTGAGATGTCCGGTGTGCTGGGGATAACGCTGGTTATTTTGTCATTACTTGCCGCCGTTATTTCACTCGCTGGGGTTTTATTACTTTCAAACAAATTGCAGGATTTAATTGGCGAGCAAGGTTTGGAAATTATACCCAAAATTACCGGGTTATTTGTTTCTGCCATTGGCGCTCAAATCATTTTCTCCGGCATTCAGGGCTTCCTGTTGCAGTCATAATCGAGTATCTTCAGACGATTTTAACCCGCATAACTGAATATAAAAAGAGTGGATTTGGTATAACGGGTTGATTTCTCATGTTCGCACCCCTATATCCTCTATTAGTTGTAATTACTTTAGATTTGATTTATGTTTTACGACCATTATTGATGCTAACTAAAGATAAAAATATTGTCGCCTATTTGAGCAGTGTGATTTAATTGAAGCAATTGTAAAATATCTATTTTTGTATCTTGCCGATTGGTAATTTTATAAATTATATTCTGCTTACCATTTTTCATTTTTCGTAAGACTCGACTAAAGCATAAACAATGTCTATAATGGTGGGTCTTAAATTTCATCATCGAAATTAAACTCAATAATTTACTGAGGTGTTATTTTAATATATGTTGTTGTTTAAAAACGATAATTCCTTAGAAGTTTAACTCATCACTGAAGGTGGGCTGAACTAGCTAACTTAATTTATTAACGTCAAAAAGATAAAGGAAATAAAATGCAAGTTTCTGTTGAATCAACACAAGGTCTAGAGCGCAAGCTTACTGTCACTATTGCTGCTGAAGCATTTGATAAAGAGTATAATAGCCGCGTTCATCATTTAGCTAAAACACAACGTGTTGATGGTTTCCGCCCAGGTAAAGTACCCACTTCTGTTGTCACTAAACGTTTCGGCGCGGGTATTTTCCAAGAAGTGGCTGGTGAATTGATGCAGCGCAACTTTTCTGAAGCGGTTATGGCTGAAAAACTTAATTTGGCAGCACGCCCTAATTTTGAACCTCAAGCGCGTGAAAAAGGTCAAGACTTTACTTTTACGGCAACATTTGAAGTTTACCCGGAAGTAACACTAAGCCCATTAGAAGCGTTATCTATTGAGAAAGATTCTGCAGAAGTCACTGATGCTGATCTGGATAAAATGATTGAGACGCTGCGTAAGCAACATGCAGAATGGAATGCGGTTGAACGTGAAGCTGCAAATGATGACCAGGTAACACTTGATTTTGAAGGCTCTATTGATGGTGAAGTATTCGAAGGCGGAAAAGCCGAAGGATTCGATATTGTATTGGGCAGTGGTAAAATGATTCCGGGTTTTGAAGCGGGTATTGTTGGCCATGCGGCTGGCAGTGAGTTTACTATCGATGTAAACTTTCCAGAAGATTATCATGCAGAACAACTTAAAGGTAAAGCGGTACAGTTTGCTATTAAACTGACTAAAGTTGAAGAACAAATTCTGCCAGAAATTACGCCTGAATTTGTACAAAAATTTGGTGTTGAAAACGGCGAGTTAGAAACATTAAAGCATGATATAAAACAAAATATGGTGCGTGAACTCAGTCAGGCACTTAAAAATAGCGCTAAAGATAAAGTATTAAACGCACTTGTTGAAAACAATGAAATTGAAATACCTAAAGCGTTAGTTGAAGACGAAATTGTTGTTTTACGTAAGCAGGCGATGGAACGCTACGCTAAAGAAATGGATCCAGAAAACTTACCTGAGTTACCTGCTGAATTGTTCAAAGAACAAGCTGAAAAACGCGTTAAAGTCGGTTTTCTGTTAGGCGAAGTGATCAACGTTAATGAATTAACCGTTGATCAAGAAAAAGTGGCTGCATTAATTGAATCTGCCGCATCAGCTTATGATAATCCTGCAGAAGTCATTGCATACTACAAAAATAACAAAGAAATGATGCAGAACATGGAAAATGTTGCATTAGAAGAGCAAGCAGTTGATTTTATCATCGAAAAAGCTAAAGTAACGGAAGTAAACAAATCGTTCGACGAAGTTATGAACAAAGTAGTTGCTTAATAGAAACTTATTATTCAATTTTATACCCAGTGTACAGCGCAGAGATGAAACTTTTTTGATTTTTCAGGCGTTTGGGTATTAGCTTTCAATGGCTCGAGTGATTTCACTCGGGCCATTTTACATTCAGTATTAGCAATTTTATTTAATTTATTAGGGTAGAAGTTGAACATGTCAAATCCATTTGCTGGAAATACCGATCCAATTAGTAACGCGCTTATTCCTATGGTTGTGGAACAAACAGCAAAAGGAGAGCGTTCTTATGATATTTATTCACGTTTATTAAAAGAGCGTGTTATCTTTTTGACCGGCCCTGTTGAAGATCATGTAGCGAATGTTATTGCTGCACAGTTATTATTTTTAGAATCAGAAAGCCCGGAAAAAGACATCTTTATTTATATTAATTCACCGGGTGGATCGATCAGCGCCGGCATGGCAATATACGATACGATGCAGTTTATA is a window from the Psychromonas ingrahamii 37 genome containing:
- the recD gene encoding exodeoxyribonuclease V subunit alpha, with product MLTQLKQWKEQGLLRSIDYHFAAFMAEMGADKLTQLSAAFCSEYLGLGHICLPVEEIIIRLNDKCSLSELDLQGFCREHDMECLLQNNFEAHALLSSSICVGDNAPLCLQFNALYLTRYALFEQLIADKLLDQPKLSLGSDIKVELDVLFATNYTYLWQDWCRDPRQPLPLLCEKYIDLLPGSTVDWVGVEQLFSQAENAQDLQPLGSLIPENKRCNWQKVSAALALTTARCVISGGPGTGKTTTVTKLLALLLKFQPTLLIKLVAPTGKAAARLTESITHALVELNIEPGIKDKMPKVATTIHRLLGVKANSNHFRFNQDEKLNVDLLVVDEASMVDLPLMAKLLMALPDHARLILLGDKDQLASVEAGAVLGDICHFIESGYSAKKAQLLADLTGYTSLTKTAPRSPNMADNLCLLRKSYRFDQYSGIGYLAKAINSGRANSKKVMALCDDYNDLQHYPNTELGKKELAALVLEGYRPYLQNLSTITVDNRNLAGQLLKQFNQFKILCATREGEWGVKCLNKLCETVLEKAGLLTTGQVHKDPQHAYVYWYVGRPVMITQNNYHLGLYNGDIGLCLLDESLQLRVYFQMPDASIADFQPSRLPNHETVFAMTVHKSQGSEFEHTVLALPENHVSVVSRELIYTAITRAKKQLTLFADLSLMASAMRHKTKRFSRLVERLKSPSVTLAEKVKQKIKE
- the ybaK gene encoding Cys-tRNA(Pro) deacylase — translated: MTPAVDLLNKHKMKFKIHQYQHDKNCDAYGLEAAQKMGIDGQLVFKTLVVNVDNENLLVCILPVTKMLNLKKVAKVCTAKKVVLADKQAVLRSTGYVLGGVSPLGQKKRLKTVLDNSALALQCLYVSAGKRGLEIALNPTDLINLTNALNADICQ
- a CDS encoding DMT family transporter; protein product: MLKLINLGLLSGLFFSATFVLNEIMSEQGGHWFWSASLRYLFMVIFLLIIALLSDGIKQLKQLLQLFLQHAVFWIVTGSIGFGAFYALICFSADYSPGWIIAATWQFTIVASLLVLMLFGRRFPSRVWLFSTMIFFGVLLINLSQATEVSINQLLFGALPVLLAAFCYPLGNQLVWEVRQGQHKKLPKIHSPLLDKAFNKVLLMSLGSIPMWIVLGLFVQPGLPEKSQILNTALVALFSGVIATSIFIYARTKATKASELAGVDATQASEVVFAMIAGLILLNSVQINLLAICGLAFVFIGLGFFVLYQNRP
- a CDS encoding MarC family protein, whose translation is MLETFFTLYLKMFFMMTPFFVLSIFLSLSKKLSNPAKKVVILRSSIAVAVAGLIFLLFGKYIFSLFGITLDAFKIGAGTVLFLSALEMIKGGEVPENTMKKGSDFAIVPLAIPSAIGPGLIGVLMVIGAEMSGVLGITLVILSLLAAVISLAGVLLLSNKLQDLIGEQGLEIIPKITGLFVSAIGAQIIFSGIQGFLLQS
- the tig gene encoding trigger factor; its protein translation is MQVSVESTQGLERKLTVTIAAEAFDKEYNSRVHHLAKTQRVDGFRPGKVPTSVVTKRFGAGIFQEVAGELMQRNFSEAVMAEKLNLAARPNFEPQAREKGQDFTFTATFEVYPEVTLSPLEALSIEKDSAEVTDADLDKMIETLRKQHAEWNAVEREAANDDQVTLDFEGSIDGEVFEGGKAEGFDIVLGSGKMIPGFEAGIVGHAAGSEFTIDVNFPEDYHAEQLKGKAVQFAIKLTKVEEQILPEITPEFVQKFGVENGELETLKHDIKQNMVRELSQALKNSAKDKVLNALVENNEIEIPKALVEDEIVVLRKQAMERYAKEMDPENLPELPAELFKEQAEKRVKVGFLLGEVINVNELTVDQEKVAALIESAASAYDNPAEVIAYYKNNKEMMQNMENVALEEQAVDFIIEKAKVTEVNKSFDEVMNKVVA